In the genome of Phlebotomus papatasi isolate M1 chromosome 2, Ppap_2.1, whole genome shotgun sequence, one region contains:
- the LOC129804358 gene encoding dehydrogenase/reductase SDR family member 4-like, producing MLKVFSISVGILSRHSCCLALGIRRMSHNIAPNRLSGKVAVVTASSDGIGYAIAERLAQEGAKVVVSSRKAPNVERAVAQLKAKNLQVHGIKCHVGSAEDRKKLFAEAEKQFGGIDILVSNAAANPEMSTLFECSEAAWEKIFEINVKCSFLLTKEVVPFMRKRGGGSIVYVSSIAGFNPMQLLSAYSVSKTALFGLTKAAAIDGGSENIRVNCVAPGVIETKFSQPLIADSSSKEVAENQTLLRRIGQTHEISGVVAFLVSDDASYITGENIVAAGGMHSRL from the exons AT GTTGAAAGTGTTCAGTATCAGTGTTGGAATTTTAAGCAGACACTCCTGTTGTTTAGCGCTGGGAATCAGAAGGATGAGCCACAATATCGCCCCAAATAGGTTGTCCGGGAAGGTGGCAGTCGTAACAGCGTCCTCAGATGG TATCGGTTATGCGATTGCGGAGAGATTGGCCCAAGAGGGAGCAAAGGTCGTCGTGAGCAGCCGAAAAGCCCCAAATGTTGAGAGAGCTGTGGCTCAGTTGAAGGCAAAAAATCTTCAGGTGCACGGAATAAAATGCCATGTTGGAAGTGCTGAGGACAGGAAGAAGCTCTTTGCTGAGGCAGAGAAGCAATTTGGAGGAATTGACATTCTTGTGTCCAATGCAGCTGCAAATCCGGAGATGTCCACGCTCTTTGAGTGCTCAGAAGCAGCCTGGGAGAAGATTTTTGAAATCAACGTTAAGTGTTCTTTCCTGCTGACAAAGGAAGTTGTGCCATTTATGAGGAAAAGAGGCGGTGGAAGTATTGTCTACGTATCCTCAATTGCAGGCTTCAACCCCATGCAACTCCTCTCGGCTTATTCTGTGTCCAAAACTGCCCTCTTCGGCCTCACAAAAGCCGCAGCCATCGATGGAGGATCTGAGAATATTCGGGTTAATTGTGTAGCACCCGGAGTCATTGAGACCAAATTTTCTCAACCG TTGATTGCTGATTCAAGTTCCAAGGAAGTTGCTGAAAATCAAACACTTCTCAGAAG GATTGGACAGACTCATGAGATTTCGGGAGTGGTCGCCTTTCTGGTTTCAGATGATGCCAGTTACATCACTGGAGAGAATATTGTCGCAGCTGGTGGAATGCACAGTCGTCTCTAG